A region of Thermothielavioides terrestris NRRL 8126 chromosome 6, complete sequence DNA encodes the following proteins:
- a CDS encoding glycosyltransferase family 4 protein (CAZy_ID 269988) — protein MKSALLSHVVLPALCLTPLATLVLFPLLWRALGSFLGWYLQGGRPCSRDGPKRGGGGERVLWAAIRATQQRWPKAKCVVYTGDHDVSKDAMLARVKNRFNIHLHPPTINFLYLTTRHWVLASTWPHFTLAGQSFGSLILAWDAFSLLVPDIFVDTMGYAFALGLSKFLFRDVPTGAYVHYPTISTDMLDSLDPASAVGSQGVNASQGVGVRGGVKKLYWRLFARAYSRAGASADVVMTNSSWTQAHIQKLWGPLRQRSPNNSRLHPIAVVYPPVAVRELEHEVEVSPASEARREKVLLYIAQFRPEKNHALILQAFAHFLKQQNNNTTTATGSDNSNSSNNNNNNNNGGGPRLVLVGSVRDDSDSKRVYQLRLLANELGVRGRVEFHLDASWPEILDWLRRASVGVNGMWNEHFGIGVVEYQAAGLVAVVHDSGGPRMDIVVDVEGGATGWFLPPLFSPCF, from the exons ATGAAGAGCGCACTTCTCTCACATGTCGTCCTCCCAGCCTTATGCCTGACGCCGTTGGCAACTCTCGTATTATTTCCCCTGCTCTGGCGAGCCCTGGGCTCTTTTCTCGGGTGGTATCTGC AAGGTGGACGCCCATGCTCTCGGGACGGCCCAAAACG cggcggcggcggagagagGGTCCTCTGGGCCGCCATCCGGGCCACGCAGCAGCGCTGGCCAAAAGCCAAGTGCGTCGTCTACACCGGCGACCACGATGTCTCCAAGGACGCCATGCTCGCCCGAGTGAAG AACCGTTTCAACATCCACCTCCACCCGCCCACCATCAACTTCCTTTACCTCACTACTCGCCATTGGGTGCTCGCCTCGACCTGGCCGCACTTCACCCTGGCCGGCCAATCATTCGGCTCGCTCATCCTCGCCTGGGATGCCTTCTCGCTCCTCGTGCCGGACATCTTCGTCGACACGATGGGCTACGCCTTCGCGCTGGGCCTGTCCAAGTTCCTGTTCCGCGACGTGCCCACGGGCGCGTACGTGCACTACCCGACCATCTCCACGGACATGCTGGACTCCCTCGacccggcctcggccgtcgGATCGCAGGGCGTCAACGCCAGCCAGGGCGTCGgcgtgcgcggcggcgtcaagAAGCTCTACTGGCGGCTGTTCGCGCGCGCCTACTcgcgcgccggcgcgtcCGCCGACGTGGTCATGACCAACTCGAGCTGGACGCAGGCGCACATCCAGAAGCTGTGGGGGCCGCTGCGGCAGCGCTCCCCGAACAACAGCCGCCTCCACCCCATCGCCGTGGTCTAcccgcccgtcgccgtccgcgAGCTGGAGCACGAGGTCGAGGTGTCGCCGGCCAGCGAAGCGCGCCGCGAGAAAGTGCTGCTCTACATCGCGCAGTTCCGCCCGGAGAAGAACCACGCGCTGATCCTGCAGGCGTTTGCGCACTTTCTCAAACAGCAaaacaacaacaccaccaccgctaCCGGCAGcgacaacagcaacagcagcaacaacaacaacaacaacaacaacggcggcggcccgcgcCTGGTGCTGGTCGGCAGCGTGCGCGACGACAGCGACTCGAAGCGGGTGTAccagctgcggctgctggccaacgagctgggcgtgcgcggccgggtcgagtTCCACCTGGACGCGTCGTGGCCCGAGATCCTGGACTGGCTGCGGCGCGCGTCGGTCGGCGTCAACGGCATGTGGAACGAGCActtcggcatcggcgtcgtcgagtaCCAGGCCGCCGGGCTGGTCGCCGTCGTGCACGACAGCGGCGGGCCCAGGATGGATATCGTTGTTGACGTCGAGGGCGGGGCGACTGGTTGGTTtcttcccccccttttttccCCTTGTTTTTGA